GAAACATTAGAGAGATTTTCTTAGAAAAGGTTTCAGATACATGAATTTTTTTGCGTTACCTTCCAAAGAAGCACACTTTCATGTGGTCACGAGCCAAAACCTCTATGATGCCTTTCACCATATCCTGAAACTCTTCCACATGTTTCTTTTCCTCTGACCCATCTTTGTGCTctgaaaaaaattgacatcTTTCTATTATTCAGTGTTTTTATTATGCACAAGACTGACAGAAATTGTCATCCATTGTATAAATGACAaatattctgtttttaaatgCATGTCATATATGTCTTAATACTGTTGCCGAGTGTTGGTGATACCTTCAAAGTTTCAAGGAAATTCAACTAAACCTGAGGGACTTAACATTTAAATGTTCATATTTGTGTCAAAGATGACAAATATTTTATGAGATAGCATAATTTAGTCATTTCAGTGCTATTCCCAGGCCATTATAGGTCGGGGCAGTGCCTGGTTCTTGGGCCAGGGGGCAGTAACTGgtaatgaatgaacaaattgaACTAAAATGACATGTGGTCTCTTACATTTGATGCTTATTAATACCTGAGGAACAAAATGGGTCAACAAAATATTCCAAACTGGGGATATTCAAGAACACTTCTCCAATATTCTCAATTTCTATGACAGATGCTGACTTTTGACTATTGATGGTAAAACTAACAACACAGGGTTTCAAAGATGTAGACTGATAAGGACAATACAAGTTTTCTGATTGACATCATAATCTCTTTGGGAAATTTCACTTTCTTTTTGTGATCAGGGCTTTTTCttactggtttgggaaagggccttttttgtctgattttgggaagaaaattggtaaagtttttttcaggagtaaactgcaaattttgggaactggcttaaatatgaaataatttcaattgggaacaTTAaaggccccaaaaagcccccagaaaagGGTTTTATGCTTGTAGGTATTTCTGGTCACTGGTGGTTCCAGTGTCACTACCATGGTTCTTACTTTGAGGACATTACACtacatgttttaattatatttacatggcaGGTGATGTCAATGACAACAGAAGAGGCTTAACATCCCAAAACACCTTGTCAAATTCTCCTTGTATTTTTTATGAATCTCTATAcataaatttttctttttttaaagtacTATTTTAATTTCATGTCAGTATTCTGTCAGTTATATACCTAACCAACAACAGTGGgttttctttcattttatttttatttttaaaagcaaTGAGAAATATTTTGACTTACCAGTGAGAAATGTCTTTGACTCATTGATATATTCTAATACTTCCTTAAATATATCGTTGATTGTCTTTTTGGCTTGAGAGAAGAATTTAAGTGGAGACTGGGGACGACTATGATGTCCATTGCCAAGACTACGACCAGATACCATAGAATCACCTTGACCTTGCTGACCATCGAGGTCTTCcatattgtatgtttgtaagACTCCTGACATGGTCCTGCTAACTCATCTCCTGAAACCCAGATCAATGTCAAGTTGAATGTGTGTTACATGAAACCAATATATGTCAAATCCAGAAGAAACTTGAACTTAAAGAAAGGTTGTGTCAAGTATTGGAGAGGCACATACATTGTTTTAAATAAGTCCTCACATCCTATGCCTTCGAAGGATCACTTATATATCATGATATTATTATTCAATTACTGGTAGATATTCTATGTTATAAGTGGAATTTTGCGATAAAAGTATCAGACaacaaaatatcacagaatTAATCTTTCAGGGCAACACAGGAGTGAGTCATCACAAAGCATTCTTTTTATTTGGCTCACTTGTGTGATAGTTCGAATGATATTCTGACTAGATGACAAGATCTGTAATTAATATGGACTCTCGGTGGTGAAGAGAGAGACATGAATTAGCGCACCAGAGACCTTTGTTCGATTCCTGTCATAGCACACTGCAAGAATGGAGTTTTTCGTTCGTTTACTACATGAATCCACTGTTAACGTTCTTATCACGACTGTTAAAAACGGCGTGATAAAAAAAACGTGCGTTATTGCGCGGTTTGATTTCGAATAAAAAATGTCgcaattacattttaaaattgggagcaaaatattgttttatatttttccTTTCCAAAAAACAGCTCTTCTCACTAGATCGTTGTCAATCAAATGGTAGCAGAATGTTTTCTTTACTGTTTCATAGCACTTTCGGTTTTCTCTGCAGTGTCTGAACGCAGGAATGTTGCGTAAGATAAAATGTATGCATCCCATTCGACAATAAATACTTACGTCTGCTCCTAGTTTGAGATGTAACAGGCAATAAATGATTCTTGAACTGTCGGGAACTTATCAGCTGACTGTAGTAAAGATCTAATAAATGGTTTCCTACTATGTTCTTATATCGACCTTCAGTAACTTAACGCATGGCAGCGGACATCTTGGATAAGTGTACTATCGGAAACGAGACAGCGGTCATAAACATCCGGATCAGACAGCTAAATGTTGACGGCTCatcataaataatgaatttctgATATATGAAtctatttttattcaaatacacGTTTATCTAGTTACTTATCTAAATTAAATCTTATCTAGtttattaattagttaatttattattatttattaatttatcattcaatatttattttgcagGTCTAATTAAATGCATTTGCGCTATTACACTTACAAGTAGGCAGCATCTTTGAAACATTTctctttcattttcatttcaaaatattttattcaatcaagcatttgaattaatttacatacaatatttcataatagagatagattttagatataaaaatggattggacaacaggctaagcctataaCATTTCTATTGTGAGTGAATCCAAGATATTCCAAATGGGCTGCTAACATATTGCATATATCTTAATACAtgttgttataataatatcCTAGTATGAATCTTCCCTCAGAATAACTTGGGATACATTGTACCATTAATAAATTTTGgcataaaaattgaaaaaacagGAAGGACCATTCATCAGCacttttataaaaatatttaaataataattttcaatatgtgtacatgtatcatgatGTTGTGTTATCCATCTTAGTTTTTTCCCAGATATCTCAAATGTGTTATCGTTAAAATTATTTCGATATGTAGTTGTGTAATTTTGAGCATCAAAACTCAATAATTTTTTGAAGGATACCGCCTTATTTTCCGTATGTTAATCTCGTTTTGAGATTAACTTCCAGTTTTCAGCAAGTCCCTTTGAAACCTGGCCAATTGACATGTACTTGTGCCTTACAGACAGTATTGACCATGTCATCTTTTTTTCTGGATTCTTTTTTTTGTCCAAGTTCCTCCCCACCTTGTTTATACTTCTTTAACACCTTGTCTGCTTATCATTGTAAAAGTATAGAGTATATGGTTACCTTACTAGTTCTGGCTATTCCCTTTAGGATATAGTGGTGAATGTCCGCTCCGAGAGCGAGAGGTCGGAAGTTCGGGCCCGGGCTGCCCTGGCAGGgaatttttcattactccttcctattacagatttggtaTTGGTGACCACGCCAAGTGAAAACTACAGGAGATTGAGAGAATTACTCTCAGTTGTAGAACCTGTGTTGTGGTTGTCTTCAGACTGGAAGACTTTGTGAAGAAGAgagtagtgtaaaagtggagagtataggtcaccttactagctcagactagcacCAAGCAGGAAGTTTGGCCTTGTGACGGGATGTTGTCTTGAGAGCAAAATGTCGCTAGTCCGAGGCCCAGAGTATTTTCTATTGCATTTATTATCATGACAAAATGATGCGATTTTCCAAGCAGCATTTCAATGTGACAGTTTTGAGAGAGTTATTGCCTTTGGTTTTTGCCAGagaatatttatttgttttattataacgAGTCATTGTATCTGCTTTGTcttaaataacattttgatttgatAATTCTTCAGCATTCTTCTTCTTCAATTACCCAATGCAACTTCAAATCTGACCTTCAACTGTCTTCTCACCTAACATTGgtaaaagaagaagaaaaaacttGGTCAGATTGAGCCCCATGCAGGAACATACCAAGTGCTGTATTAGAACAAGTCCAATACTGGGTCAGACTCAAGCGCCAAATTCATTTGTTTGTTGAATCACTTTGAAAGGTGTATAGATCCATAAAACagtatttttcatgttttagtTCGATACAAATTTACGGAAATCTGTTAACAAGAGATCATGATGTCTCCATAATATACTGTGTTAAAACACgttatcaaaatattgattattGTTTAACTGGTCATTTATACTCTACAATTCTacagaaggatttcaaagaacCCGACCCATCTTTTACGCAAAACATACTCCCTTTTCCCAAGGATGCAtcacaccaaatttggaaaAATTTCCTGTTATTCCtgaagaaggattttgaagaacctatatttcccctattccTCCGACCCCTGGTGGGTGGGGGCGGACCAACAAAATTGGCTTCCCTTCAACTATggatgtttcagatcaaatgtTTTCATTCCTTCTGAAGGAtctttaatcatttatttttcaaacctGACCCTCCAGCACCTGATGGCTGGATGGGCCGTGCCCATtgtttatataccacagtaattctgtgtttttttggttttttttttgtttaacgtcctattaacagccagggtcatttaaggacgtgccaggttttggaggtggaggaaagccggagtacccggagaaaaaccaccggcctacagtcagtacctggcaactgccccacgtaggtttcgaactcgcaacccagaggtggagggctagtgataaagtgtcggtacacctcACCGAAGCCCCTAACCCACAGTAATTCACATTTGGGCCAGGCGAACTAAACATTGTTACAAAGCATTGAAAGTCAGCAAGTTTATTACCGacaaatgtacatattgtacgaaaaaaaaattccaacaGTATCCACTCTGCAAAAATTCAAACGACAAAACTGAATTACACAAACAAATTTGGAACCAAATTGCAAAACAATTACACCCGCAAAAAATAACGAGTTTTACAGTAGACTGTTGAAAACATAACACACAAACTTGAGAGcatttcacaatatttattacagtatagaatgtacagaattactGATCAAACACAAAGTACATCATTAACATATACCTAACATATATCTAATCTGTACAATTTCATGAAATctaaaattttattgaaaatttcatttaGGACTATTCCAGAAAAAAAGGTCTGATGGAAGGGGCTGAAagcagattatatatatatttttttgttgttgtttcgTAATTACAACTAATGGGTATCTAAATCAAATTCCATGGTTGGTGGTCtccattttgaaatttaaatatacaggtagtaaaaaaaaaatcaaatttaaatccaTTGATCAATCTCAACATGTGCCTTCAAACCCCCCACACCCATACATAGGCCACCTCAAACCATTTTTGTGAAATAGTCCTTAATTcatttaatacaaaaataaagtttataaaattCTACACTGTCAAAACATAAAATTCTAGAAGTGTTTTTGCCAAAGATttaattttaccaacatttcAGTTTATTTCTTAAGAAACGTGTAAGTAAAACCTGTTAATCTTGTTTAATTGATACATGTTCTATCAAATCATTCAGTTTATATCAGTGTGAACACCTGAGACCTGGTGGTTATCGAAGTTTGAAAATAATCAACAGTTGAACTTTCTTACTTAAGTTCTTCCcattccattttatttttactatgAAGCCAGTTAAAATCTCAAACCCGACCCTCAGGTTATTATCGCACAAACAGCCATTTAAATAGCAGATCTTGGGAGGTCAAACTTTCAAATTATGTGCTTATATGTATAAACTGTCAcgtgaaataaatgaaaatttaacttCCCCACTTTGCTCTGTTTCAattttttacatgaaaatgGTCTATTTAATAATTTCAAGATTATTTTATagtttgcaaataaaaaattTAAGTGTGTGGGGTTTTTACAGAAGTTTTCGTGTAATCAATCCATTTTTAATGAACTTTTCCCTGTGAAATGATCAGAAAACATAACACATATCTAGCTTttcacaaacacacacacacaatcattCCTGTTACTGCCATCATTCACAAAGAAATGGGTAAGGGACACACTTATGTTACATAAGGCCTAATAACCCAAAAACATTTTCCCCAGAAGTATCCTAAAGGTAAAATATACCTTATCCAACAATTGCACCACACAGAAAAGTCCCTGCAGTCAGATGATTTTCAAGTTCAGTACTCGTACACTAATCCAGTATTATTGAGAACAgggtgaaaataaaatatgatacatATGAATTTATCAATGGCGTGATATTTGATATCATGACTGATGAGCGTCGGTGAAGAATGTCCGTTAGAGGTCAGGGTTAGTCAGTGTCGGCCTTCCTGTACCAGAATCGTGCTCTGAAGTCCTCACTACACGTGATAAATGCAGGGCCAGTTGGCGAGTGTGCTATGTATCGGACTGCAccattgtgaccttgaaaagtatgaaataattttataataaactATATTCAATTTCAAAGGACTTTCATAAGCTCTTTGTAAATGTTTAACATTCAAATATCACTTTAATTAGAGCAATAATTGACATATGAGTATTCATGTCTGAATATGgaatgattttgatttaaaccaCACATAATTTGCttcttcaaaacaaaatgttgttttattgaAGCCTTGACCTTCTACACTCTGTAAATAGCACAGTAagtttattatcaattaatatcatttattgttTTACGATAAACCAACACTTCAGTAATCTCCGGTGGAGACAAATGATATCTTGTCCTCTATAATGTTTATTTCCTCTGCTGAATTCAAGAAACTTGAAAATATTTAAGATTTAGGGAttgttaataattaaaaaatttaacTAACGAGTCCAATTAAAGAAGTCAGCTTCCCAAAAAGTGCTTCTGTATAATTACCTAATGACAAGAGACGCTGCCTTTCAGCATTCCTTGAATCCCAGCAGCACAGACTTGTTGTAGCCTCGTCAGGGAACAGCACTGTGGTAAGGAAATAAAACATGAGCTAACGAACAACCAGGAAAAAATGCTTTAAAACTGATTTAGGTCTACTCCAGTATCCAATGTACAGATGCTATCAAATAAACTTTAAACATGCAGATAACAGTAATTCAAAAATTGTTATCTATTAGATATTTACAAAATCTCTGacttaaatgaaaatatcactCATGGTCTACTTCAGCATCTACCCCACAAATGTGATTCTAagtgtatacagatatactagtaagggcttttccagtaaaatatctatcccaccccaggactccaggtttggttaaggggtaccacccatagaatttattttaaaaattacatgGAAGTAATAGGAAGTCAATCTaaccatggatagaagtgatttTTTGTGGCGTtctggggtcaggtagatattttaatggaatagccctaatgTATACAAAGTGTTACTATGGCTAAATTTTACAAATCTCTCATCACTGAAAACATACATGATTGCCAGCAAAATTTCTGCATATTGTAAGCTATGTTTGCGAATTGATTAAACTATTATTAAAACCATTAGATTcctatatttaaatatgtattttgatattgatatggacGATACAGCAAAACTTCTGTCACAAAAACCATAAGATTTCtaaatttaaatatgtattttgatattgatatggacGATACAGCAAAACTTCTGTCACAAAAACCATAAGATTTCTAAATTTAAATATgtgttttgatattgatatggacGATACAGCGAAACTTCTGTCACAAAAACCATAAGATTTctacatttaaatatgtattttgatattgatatggacGATACGGCGGAACTTCTGTCACAAAAACCATAAGATTTctacatttaaatatgtattttgatattgatatggacGATACGGCGAAACTTCTGTCACACACATCTAAATTGGATATTTACCGTAGTCTTCAGTATGGTTAAACACTGCCTGTGTGCGGTGTTGCTGTTTGCCGGTAGCCCCTGCTCCAGTGTACACGATGAGACACCTGTTCGTAGACAGCTCCCACAACTTCACGAGTGAGTCCTTACCACTAGATACTACATACTGTAAAAATGGAACAAAACAGAAGTTATCCTACTGGAAAGGTATTTGTATACACCCTTAACCCACTCTGATAccaatttgatttttaaattcTGTGAAATTCATTTAATAGCATTCCTTTTCCGAACCTTTGACTTAATTTCATGATATAAATGTGTTAAGGTTTTAAGAGTCTCACAATCAAAGCTGACAACACAGCAAACACTTCACGATATTAGATGAATAAAAATCTACAACCCCAACAAATAATAAAATGCGGAAGAATTGGAAAATTAAAgatgaaataatattttcagacagattaataatttttttttatatatgttaagCAGAGCAGGTCCATTTGTTTccatttgaaaaacaaatgcATTTAATGAACAAACCTTAATACATTTCAGCTAAACAACTGTTTCTTcattaaaaattaataattgCAAATAAATCTGATATAATTGGAGTTCTTTATAGTTTAACATATCaagccaaaataaaaatatagtttGTTTGGCGTAAGCCGCCTGATCCAGAAAAAATGCGCCAACTCTTTTTgcgacattttttttatttgatatgaaaaattaaaaaaaatttttaaacgaTTTGACCGATTCAGATATTTATGTCGGGAAGTTGCTGTGCAGGTTTGAAACTACATTTCTCAAACCCAAATAAGGTTGGCGTGTTTAAgaaccaaaaataaataatgatttccatattttgatttgttttcatattaaaGGTTGAAAAATCTATTTTcagaactgaataaaaaaaatttcagccctacctacctacccatatgtaagatatcctggtcgggttacagcaAACCAAGATATTTTAAGGGTGGCCTAATATTTTAACTGCATTGAGCTCTCTGAATAACAAAATTTCCAATTATAAAGACAAACCTTTGAGTTTCTTGAGAAGGTGACGGAGCACACCTCGTTGCCATCATGTGCttttttaaatgtgttgatACAGAGATTGCTTACTCCGTCCCAGATCTTAATGTCCCCGTCCTTTGAACTTGTCACAAACAGGTTAGCATTCGGACACCATTTAACCTGACAACGAATATTAATATTCAGTTAAACAAATCACATACAAAATATTCAGCTACACGAAAATGGAGTCAGCagtttttgttatgaaatacatgtGTCTATAAAATTGCAAATCTGATTCACCAttcttaaaacaaaacaaatttcattaaaacactctcaaagataaatatggtatgatATACTGCTTGTTCAGCTCTAATACACTAAACTTTAGAACAATATTTCTCTATAGAAACAAGGGCCAGTACTTTGAACAATAATTCTCTATAGAAATGAAGGCCTGTACTTTGTACAATAAATCTTTACAGAAATGAGGGCCGGTACTTTGAACAGTAATTCTCTACAGAAATGAAGGTCTGTAATTTGAACAAAAATTCTCTATAGAAACAGGGCCTGTACTTTGTACAATAGTTCTTTATAGAAATGAAGGTCTGTAATTTGAATAATATTTCTCCATAGAAACGAGGGCCTGTACTTTGTACAATAATTCTCTATAGAAATGAAGGTCTGTAATTTGAACAAAAATTCTCTATAGAAACAAGGGCCGGTATTTTGAACAATAATTCTCTATAGAAATTAAGACTTACCGCTGTAAGTGGTCCTTCATGTTGATGGCTAGGATGTCGGCCAACAAAACACTGGAATGTGTTTACATCATACAGACGCACTGCAAGATCAAACATATACACACAACTTAATATAAATTCACTTCAAGGAACTATATGTAATCGGAAACAGGCCATAACTGTTTTATATTGGGCATTAAAAAATGTTACATAGTAGTTGACAGGAATCAACTCAATGCCATACAGATCAGGTCTTTACTACTGACAAAGTCCAAACTGACTTCATACTGGTCTAGTTTTAATTGGTAGAGTAAGAGCATTTTTACACCTTGATACACGAAATACTGGGTTGTTAAATTCAACAGGGCTACTATTTTACAGTTGTCCAAGTCAGATCTAGAGGAGGCAGTAATAAACATGTAACCAAATGTTGTATCAAAACATTCTGCAGTAAACATTTACCTGGTATATTGCGGTACATATATTTGTGGTACACAGATAGGTGGTCCAACATTTTATGGGTATCCCCTTTAAACCTACAGCAATCTAGTCCGTAACAACTAATTACAGTCAATCTTCATTATCTCCATCTCTGGTAACTGTACGACTATATTTAACTTGAAGAAGGAGTTCATTTCCAACAGTTAAACTTTTTATAAAATCTTCCTGGTTACCTTGAAAATTTGGAAGATTATCATGaccacacagacattgatgtaTGAGGGATTGACTGcatgttgtatttattttgatttgtgTTTCCTTGTCAATTACAACCTTAGAATGTTTATGCTTGCATTTTTTATCTGGATTTGAATATCATCTCTAGAAACAGGAGTGATAATTAAACACTGACAGTTAAAAACCATGGTAACTATATAGGACATATCTCAGATGTGAGGTCCTAATGATTGATCCAACTTACAGGTGGGATGTTTGGTACCACAGAGGATATACTCTCCCGACGGGTGAAATGACAGACAGCGTACCTCTGATGCTTCCTGTTACAAAAAGacaaatacaattgtatatcaaaatttgTACTGATACatgcataaatattttataaaataatggcaaacatatatgattatattgattaaaataatttttaagcGCAATATGAAATACATTTCCCTGGAAGATTATTGAAATGTAGAACATTATAGTTATCTCGTAGTCATcttgtacatgttttttttaaattttgtttaacgtcctttta
This genomic stretch from Pecten maximus chromosome 16, xPecMax1.1, whole genome shotgun sequence harbors:
- the LOC117344433 gene encoding LOW QUALITY PROTEIN: cleavage stimulation factor subunit 1-like (The sequence of the model RefSeq protein was modified relative to this genomic sequence to represent the inferred CDS: inserted 1 base in 1 codon); its protein translation is MGSEHDEVKQRDLMYRLMISQLFYDGHQKLAVSLSTLVKAHPACPPSDRLFKVLKYGLEIEEEIHGKELIGSENVAPGSGIDLEYETDVQTISPEAALYETCYVTAHKGPCRAGAFHSGGKLIATGSEDSSIKILDVERMLAKSATPAEIIAMETPQQAMENHPVIRTLYDHNDEVTCLDFHPNHQILASGSKDFSIKFFEYSKPSXKKAYKSIQEASEVRCLSFHPSGEYILCGTKHPTLRLYDVNTFQCFVGRHPSHQHEGPLTAVKWCPNANLFVTSSKDGDIKIWDGVSNLCINTFKKAHDGNEVCSVTFSRNSKYVVSSGKDSLVKLWELSTNRCLIVYTGAGATGKQQHRTQAVFNHTEDYVLFPDEATTSLCCWDSRNAERQRLLSLGHNGAVRYIAHSPTGPAFITCSEDFRARFWYRKADTD